GAACACTTTCCCCACATCCACCCCTGCGCTATTGTGCTGATCCGTCGTGATGACCAGCTGCTGCTGATCCACAAGCCGGAATGGCCGGTTGGACGCTACAGCCTGGTGGCAGGTTTTCTGGATGTCGGGGAATCACTGGAGGAGTGTGCCATACGGGAGGCGATGGAAGAGACCGGCGTGACCATACGCAACGTGCGCTACATAGCCAGCCAGGCCTGGCCTTTTCCCTCGCAGATGATGGTCGGATTTGTGGCTGACTACGCCTACGGAGATATCAAGGTGGACGGCAACGAGATCGACGATGCCCGCTGGTTTACCATCGGTTCGCTCCCCTCACTGCCGGCCAGCCGCAGCATTGCCCGTTTTCTGATCGACAGCTGCAGCTAGCAGGGCTTCATAACGAACGTCCATCCACCTCAAAGCGGTTACGGCCATACTGCTTGGCCCGGTACAAGGCCTGGTCCGCCCGTTTGACCAGGTCATCCGGCCCGTCACCGTTCAACAGGGTGGCTGCGCCGATGCTCACGGAAACCTGACCCGCCAGGGGATCACGCAACCCCTCCCGCACCGCAACCAGCAGTTTTTCCGCTAGCATCCGCGCCTCAACCGCATCCGTTTCAGGAGCCAGAATCAGGAACTCATCCCCCCCGGACCGCCCCAGCAGATCACTGGTACGCAGCACATCCCCCAAAAGCGCTACCAGCCGTGACAGTATCCGGTCACCGGTATCATGACCGTTGGTATCGTTAATCTCTTTAAAGTTATCAAGGTCAAGCATCAACACCGACAGCTGCCGGCCATGACGCAGGCTGCGGCTGATCTCCACCGTCAGCACATCGTAAAAACGGCGCCGGTTGGCCGTTCCGGTCAGGGGATCCGTCTCTGCCAGACGCTGCAGCTGCTGTTCCAGCTGCCTGCGTTCGGTCACGTCAACCGCATATTCAATGCACTGGGTGATCTCCCCCTGTTCATCCTGCATCGGATAACCATGGACCTCAACGATTCTCTGTTCACCGTTTTCAGTATAATGGCTGTGTTCAACCACCGCTGCCGCTCCGGTTTCCAGCACGATCCGGACCGGGCAGGGGTGCTCGCTACTGTCGCACGGGTGGGCGCAGCCGTGACTCAAGGCATGGCAGGTCATCCCTTCCGGATGCTCCAGCCCCCTGGCAGCCTGCCGGTTGGCAACCCGGACCTGATAGGTCCGGGCATCAATGATATGAAACGGATACGGCAGCGCATCAAGTGCCTGATGAAACAACCGGTTCAGGCGGCTCATGGCCCTGGCACGCTGATAAAGGCTCACCATCAGCCCCCCGCCCAAAAGAGCCACCAGCGAGGCAGACCAGGCCGCGATACTATACCCTTCTTTCAGAGACTGCAGTTTGTCGTCTCGGTTCAACTGCACCAGAAAGGCCTCGGGAGTCCCTTCGATATTGGCCAGGGGCAGCAGATAGACCGACACGGTACTGCTTTCAAGCCCGGCAGCCAGTGCGATGGGACG
Above is a window of Trichlorobacter lovleyi SZ DNA encoding:
- a CDS encoding diguanylate cyclase produces the protein MKRSGLLVGILFVLFLELLALATIRYLYLDRREAFLGYGYNEMVRSYQSVLETYELFSRAIFNETINKPAVINLMQQASRADRQQQDRLRQQLHAMMQPSYQGLLQNHLNQIHFHLPDLTSFLRMHRPAVYGDNLAGVRPALVAANKRQAYVSGFEVGRHEGGFRFIFPLFKADAFVGTVETSISFDSFTTQLRRRFPGEYMLLIKSDLTTRRLFGNVQSRMVPSPFSSSFLQAPITDDTHQDHLSSFEIHKVAAALRPAFEQAEAAKRPIALAAGLESSTVSVYLLPLANIEGTPEAFLVQLNRDDKLQSLKEGYSIAAWSASLVALLGGGLMVSLYQRARAMSRLNRLFHQALDALPYPFHIIDARTYQVRVANRQAARGLEHPEGMTCHALSHGCAHPCDSSEHPCPVRIVLETGAAAVVEHSHYTENGEQRIVEVHGYPMQDEQGEITQCIEYAVDVTERRQLEQQLQRLAETDPLTGTANRRRFYDVLTVEISRSLRHGRQLSVLMLDLDNFKEINDTNGHDTGDRILSRLVALLGDVLRTSDLLGRSGGDEFLILAPETDAVEARMLAEKLLVAVREGLRDPLAGQVSVSIGAATLLNGDGPDDLVKRADQALYRAKQYGRNRFEVDGRSL